Proteins from a single region of Segatella copri:
- a CDS encoding carboxypeptidase-like regulatory domain-containing protein, which yields MKTFLKKTTALLCLCMLMPLTLLAQEMLKVQGTVTDASGEPLIGVNVRTSSSKAGAVTDMDGNYTIEVSPKATLVFSYVGFEALLPRR from the coding sequence ATGAAAACATTCCTAAAAAAGACAACCGCACTGTTATGCTTGTGCATGCTGATGCCTCTTACGCTTTTGGCACAGGAAATGCTGAAAGTGCAGGGTACTGTCACTGATGCTTCTGGTGAGCCTCTGATAGGTGTAAATGTAAGGACATCTTCTTCCAAGGCAGGTGCCGTTACAGACATGGATGGTAACTATACCATCGAGGTTTCTCCTAAGGCTACCTTAGTATTCTCATACGTGGGTTTTGAGGCTCTCTTACCGAGGCGGTAA
- a CDS encoding RagB/SusD family nutrient uptake outer membrane protein: MRKTLYIVTMVLGMFGFSSCSDYLDKESDTELDLKMVFEDKTRTEGWLANVYSGIPDPYLGYLQYEGWEILGDDMTPSERYRQFSGWNVIPFILGEWTTNSYWDGNFWANFPQRIREANIFIQNVHALNEQGITPTEVEYMKAECRFMKAYYYALLANTYGGIPFAPDEITPSNFNLSDLMIGQTPYDQVIDWCDKELQAASKILPAKYTEARKYGRATSIMCLAVRARMLLYAASPLVNGNTDYANYKNDKGENIISQTYDASKWRKAADACKELISEAEAAGYKLYEVKKADGTIDPFMSYQDMMFKCFDEGNTEILFARPGGCNYSYYEELATPLRSSGNGGLGVTQSLVDAFSMENGLPITDPASNYKEEGFSDADEQRDNTDWASLCNGGSITRKGTYNMYCHREPRFYICVNFNNGYFNQEDRVYNMFRGDGTETDNNGTHDAPQNGYFAKKKIYYKDNVKQGSYQYRPGILYRLGEAYLNYAEALNECDPGNEEILVYLNKIRERAGVRQYTTGNTDDNYIHVNLNNQSEMRNLIHAERRVELNCEGLRYDDLRRWKEAEKVLTGPFYGMNAYGRDAASFYKRTVYQTRVYKKAFYWFPIHQSEIDKNTKLKQAPYWN; this comes from the coding sequence ATGAGAAAGACATTATATATTGTGACAATGGTATTAGGCATGTTCGGATTCTCGTCTTGTTCAGATTATTTGGACAAGGAGAGTGACACCGAACTTGACTTGAAGATGGTCTTTGAGGACAAGACCCGTACCGAGGGATGGCTTGCCAATGTCTATTCTGGAATTCCTGATCCATATCTTGGCTATTTGCAGTATGAGGGTTGGGAGATTTTAGGTGACGACATGACACCTTCAGAGCGTTATCGCCAGTTCAGTGGTTGGAATGTCATTCCTTTTATCTTGGGCGAGTGGACTACCAACAGCTACTGGGATGGCAACTTCTGGGCCAATTTTCCACAGCGTATTCGTGAGGCAAACATCTTTATCCAAAATGTACATGCTTTGAACGAACAGGGCATAACCCCAACTGAGGTGGAGTACATGAAAGCTGAATGTCGCTTCATGAAGGCGTATTACTATGCCCTGCTTGCCAACACATACGGTGGTATTCCTTTTGCACCTGACGAAATCACACCATCCAACTTCAACTTGAGTGATCTGATGATTGGTCAAACTCCTTATGACCAAGTCATTGATTGGTGTGATAAGGAATTGCAGGCCGCTTCTAAGATATTGCCTGCCAAATATACAGAGGCTCGCAAGTATGGTCGTGCTACCAGTATCATGTGTCTGGCTGTAAGGGCGCGTATGTTGCTCTATGCTGCAAGCCCATTGGTTAATGGTAATACTGATTATGCCAACTACAAGAACGACAAGGGAGAAAACATCATAAGCCAGACTTACGATGCCAGTAAATGGAGAAAGGCTGCCGATGCTTGCAAAGAGTTAATTTCAGAGGCAGAGGCTGCTGGATATAAATTGTATGAGGTGAAAAAGGCAGATGGAACGATAGACCCATTTATGTCATATCAGGACATGATGTTTAAGTGTTTCGATGAGGGGAATACCGAAATTCTGTTCGCTCGTCCTGGTGGATGTAACTATTCTTATTATGAAGAGCTTGCTACACCTTTGCGTAGCAGCGGTAATGGTGGACTGGGTGTAACACAGTCTTTGGTGGATGCGTTCTCAATGGAGAATGGTCTTCCTATTACCGACCCTGCATCCAATTATAAGGAAGAAGGCTTCTCTGATGCCGACGAACAGCGCGACAATACCGACTGGGCCTCTCTTTGCAATGGAGGTTCCATCACTCGTAAGGGTACTTACAATATGTATTGCCATCGTGAACCTCGTTTTTATATTTGCGTAAACTTCAACAATGGTTATTTCAATCAGGAAGATCGTGTATATAATATGTTTAGAGGTGATGGAACAGAGACAGATAACAATGGAACTCATGATGCTCCTCAGAATGGTTACTTTGCAAAGAAGAAAATTTACTATAAGGATAATGTGAAACAAGGTAGTTATCAGTATCGCCCAGGTATACTTTACCGCTTGGGTGAGGCTTATCTCAACTATGCTGAGGCTCTCAATGAATGTGATCCAGGCAATGAGGAAATCCTGGTATACCTCAATAAGATTCGTGAGCGTGCAGGTGTTCGCCAGTATACAACAGGTAATACTGATGACAACTACATACATGTCAACCTCAATAATCAGTCTGAGATGAGAAATCTGATTCATGCAGAGCGTCGCGTAGAACTCAATTGTGAAGGACTGCGCTATGATGATTTGCGACGTTGGAAGGAAGCTGAGAAGGTGCTTACGGGTCCATTCTATGGAATGAATGCTTATGGGCGTGATGCTGCAAGTTTTTATAAGCGTACTGTTTATCAGACACGTGTTTACAAAAAGGCATTCTATTGGTTCCCTATCCACCAGAGTGAAATAGACAAAAATACGAAGTTGAAACAGGCTCCTTATTGGAATTAA
- a CDS encoding SusC/RagA family TonB-linked outer membrane protein produces the protein MNVRQTFLCSLLLMPGVGAGVTTISAALPNVVQQQQKGIKASGTVVDNENNPLIGATVTVKGTKTIAITDMDGHFYIDVPNKNSVLVFNYLGFKPQEVKVGSDINFNIQLKEDAVSADEVVVVGYGNQKKLSVIGSIQTLDPGNLQMGSSRSMSNNLAGQLAGVIAYQPSGEPGYDNSQFWIRGISTFGAGGSSPLVLVDGVERSLNDIDPAEIESFSVLKDASASAMYGVRGANGVIIINTKRGSVAKPSIDFRFEQAITKPTKLPEFIGAAEYMTLLNNLCSDPSKRMFTKDQIMKTYTGYDKDLYPDVDWIDAITKDYATSTRGNMTVSGGTNILRYSLTASVYHETGIMETDDTLPYDTGSKLTRFNMRANVDLDLTKTTLLRFNVGGYLQNLRKSNSGTDNVFTHAFETPPFVHPAIYSDGTIPIASANRFNPWAESTQQGYYRGTRSKLESLFQLEQNLKMITPGLKFKATFAFDTYNENFVTRGKTPTYYGVAKSRGDEGELIHGVLSYGSEFLGHSSNANYGNNSTYLEFSLGYNHTFAKKHAVDALFLYNQRSYDWGDIQPKRSQGIAGRLSYTFDRRYVGEFNFGYNGSENFAKGHRFGFFPSLALGWIISEEKFMRNSADWLTLLKLKGSIGKVGNDDIGGRRFAYITTINTGASGYHFGYAGDYWRQGYSEGEVGVNNLTWETSTKTNVGIELGLWNEFNLQFDYFYEHRTNIFMQRKTIPTQAGFLSNPYANYGVVDNSGVDGTITWNHKFGKDLRVALRANFTYAKNEVKEYDEPESVKGTYRSLTGRSIGTLWGLQAERLYTDEDFENGKLKAGIPTPNIGSVVRPGDIKYRDMNDDGVIDAKDEGYIGGTTTPRIVYGFGGNVEYKNFDFSFFFQGTGQSYRIIGGTQYFIPGSGQGVMGNVYANYKDCWTEENPSQDVFWPRLSESTNPNNNYASTWWKKDMSFLRLKSIELGYTLPRSLTKAIYSNNIRFFVSGNNLFYISKFKLWDPELDTTDGLKYPSMRSVMFGFQLNF, from the coding sequence ATGAATGTAAGACAGACGTTTTTATGCTCGTTATTGCTGATGCCTGGTGTAGGTGCTGGCGTTACTACCATATCTGCTGCATTGCCTAATGTTGTTCAGCAGCAACAAAAAGGCATTAAGGCAAGTGGTACAGTTGTTGATAATGAGAACAATCCTTTGATAGGTGCCACAGTCACTGTCAAGGGAACCAAGACTATTGCTATTACTGATATGGATGGACACTTCTATATCGATGTACCAAACAAAAATAGTGTCTTGGTTTTTAACTATCTCGGTTTTAAGCCTCAAGAGGTAAAGGTAGGATCTGATATTAACTTTAATATCCAGTTGAAAGAAGATGCGGTAAGTGCCGATGAGGTTGTTGTCGTAGGTTATGGTAACCAGAAAAAGCTTTCGGTCATTGGCTCTATTCAGACACTTGACCCGGGAAATCTCCAGATGGGTTCTTCTCGTTCAATGAGTAACAACTTAGCTGGTCAATTGGCTGGTGTTATCGCATATCAGCCTTCTGGTGAACCTGGTTATGACAACTCGCAGTTCTGGATTCGAGGTATTTCAACTTTTGGTGCAGGCGGTAGTTCTCCATTAGTATTGGTAGATGGTGTAGAGCGTAGTTTGAACGATATAGATCCTGCAGAAATCGAGTCGTTCTCTGTATTGAAGGATGCTTCTGCAAGTGCCATGTATGGTGTACGTGGTGCTAATGGTGTCATTATCATCAATACCAAGCGTGGCTCTGTTGCTAAGCCTTCTATTGACTTCAGATTTGAGCAGGCTATTACGAAACCGACCAAATTGCCCGAATTTATCGGCGCAGCAGAATATATGACGTTACTTAACAATTTGTGTTCTGATCCCAGTAAGAGAATGTTTACCAAGGATCAAATCATGAAAACATATACTGGTTACGATAAAGATCTTTATCCTGATGTAGACTGGATAGATGCTATTACTAAGGACTATGCCACTTCTACCCGAGGTAACATGACAGTCTCAGGAGGAACTAATATATTAAGGTATTCATTGACAGCTTCTGTCTATCACGAGACTGGCATTATGGAGACAGATGATACTTTGCCTTATGATACAGGGTCAAAACTGACACGCTTTAATATGCGTGCCAATGTCGATCTCGATTTGACCAAAACCACCTTGCTTCGTTTCAATGTGGGTGGATATCTGCAGAACTTGCGCAAGTCGAATAGTGGTACCGACAATGTGTTTACTCATGCATTCGAAACCCCACCATTTGTACATCCTGCCATTTATTCAGATGGTACTATCCCTATTGCCAGTGCCAATCGTTTCAATCCTTGGGCAGAGAGTACACAGCAGGGCTATTATAGAGGAACACGAAGTAAGTTGGAGTCTCTCTTCCAGTTGGAACAAAACCTGAAAATGATTACACCTGGTTTGAAGTTCAAGGCAACTTTTGCATTTGACACCTATAACGAGAACTTTGTAACTCGTGGAAAGACCCCAACCTATTATGGTGTGGCTAAGTCGCGAGGTGATGAGGGTGAGCTGATTCATGGTGTACTTTCTTATGGTAGCGAGTTCTTAGGGCATAGCTCCAATGCAAATTATGGTAACAACAGTACTTATTTAGAGTTCTCCTTAGGCTATAATCATACTTTTGCCAAAAAGCATGCCGTAGATGCCCTCTTCCTTTACAACCAGCGTTCTTACGATTGGGGTGATATCCAACCTAAGCGTTCACAAGGTATAGCGGGTCGTCTTTCTTATACATTCGACCGTCGTTATGTGGGTGAGTTCAACTTCGGTTACAATGGTAGTGAGAATTTTGCCAAAGGCCATCGCTTCGGTTTCTTCCCATCTCTTGCCTTAGGTTGGATTATTTCTGAGGAAAAGTTTATGAGAAACAGTGCTGATTGGCTGACTCTCTTGAAGTTGAAAGGCTCTATAGGTAAGGTCGGTAATGATGATATCGGAGGACGCCGCTTCGCTTATATTACCACTATTAACACAGGAGCTTCTGGCTATCATTTTGGTTATGCTGGTGATTATTGGCGTCAAGGATATTCTGAGGGTGAGGTAGGTGTTAACAATTTGACATGGGAAACCTCAACAAAGACCAATGTTGGTATAGAGTTGGGACTTTGGAATGAGTTTAACCTCCAGTTTGACTACTTCTATGAGCATCGTACCAACATATTCATGCAGCGTAAGACTATTCCTACACAGGCAGGTTTCTTGAGTAACCCCTATGCCAACTATGGCGTCGTAGACAACAGTGGTGTGGATGGTACTATTACTTGGAATCACAAGTTTGGCAAGGATTTGCGAGTAGCTTTAAGAGCAAATTTCACCTATGCTAAGAATGAAGTCAAGGAGTATGATGAACCAGAGTCAGTAAAGGGTACTTATCGTTCATTAACAGGTCGTTCTATTGGTACACTTTGGGGACTTCAGGCAGAACGTCTCTATACAGACGAAGATTTTGAAAATGGTAAGTTGAAGGCAGGTATTCCTACACCAAATATAGGCTCTGTAGTTCGGCCTGGTGACATTAAATATCGTGATATGAACGATGATGGTGTTATCGATGCCAAGGATGAAGGATATATAGGTGGAACAACGACTCCAAGAATTGTTTATGGTTTTGGTGGTAATGTCGAATACAAGAACTTTGACTTTAGTTTCTTCTTCCAAGGAACAGGACAGAGCTATCGTATTATAGGAGGTACTCAGTACTTTATTCCAGGAAGTGGTCAAGGAGTTATGGGAAATGTTTATGCAAACTATAAGGATTGCTGGACTGAGGAAAATCCGTCACAAGATGTGTTCTGGCCTCGTTTGTCGGAAAGCACCAATCCCAACAACAACTATGCCTCAACATGGTGGAAGAAAGATATGAGCTTCTTGCGTCTCAAGTCTATTGAGCTGGGTTATACCTTACCAAGGAGCCTTACTAAGGCCATTTATTCCAACAATATCCGCTTCTTTGTTAGTGGTAATAACTTGTTCTATATTTCTAAGTTCAAATTGTGGGATCCTGAGCTTGATACAACCGATGGACTAAAATATCCATCCATGCGCTCTGTAATGTTTGGGTTCCAGTTGAATTTTTGA
- a CDS encoding glycoside hydrolase family 31 protein, whose translation MKRLLSFAFIACAAFLTVTAQGVVSNNPVAATNAIVKCGNARFTVLTPEMIRIEYSAKGTFEDQATFTVVNRNLDVPQFTKTEDDTYLYITTSNLKLKYRKGTDPRTIPASSTNLTIAVNGDGVQSVWYPGKPDPLNLKGTCRTLDGLMGDSKRSEMENGLVSRSGWAVIDDSWSSSRADGGRSYALVPSTEVGYSWWADRADNHAMDTYFLGYGHNYKKAIADFTKIAGDIPLPPDYVFGYWYSKYASYSADDYRNIMKDLKTNKIPTDVMILDMDWHWNGNAYSGSEGRGGWTGWSWNTNLIPNATQLLSEMHEQNFKTALNLHPADGINEVESPSYFAAMKSELGGKYLNDDKNTINWSLDYTDFTKSFFKNIIRDHEKEGVDFWWIDWQQHLTSPYTNSLSETFWCNHVFYNEAAKRTGHRPVIFHRWGGLGSHRYQIGFSGDANISYDALAFEPYFTATASNVGYGYWGHDLGGHMYSSEELVNNPNLVLRWIQFGVFTPIFRTHATSDDRIERRIWKFSNFPTILEAVRLRYTLFPYIYTMARKTYETGISLCRPLYYEYPEVEEAYTYDGEYFFGDDILVAPITAQAGSDGKTNKEIWFPEGKWWSASTHEMIEGPCKRTMTFTEEQIPYFFREGSVIPFNPSTVMNVTERPDNLVLHVVAGANGEGSLYEDDGDNADYATDYAKTSLKQVCDGNRGEYIISERQGSVSKAPQNRSYVMHIYNTSAPISAQVDGVSATFSYDEATHCTTVEVPSGSCSLERKVVVEYSPATAIDKIGANKVSVAYDKTGQQLVASFGKLAQQVSLVVSNVAGKTLLANNYKQVDGFSEDLSMLMPQLYISKVVADSKTYVNKFIKE comes from the coding sequence ATGAAGAGATTATTATCTTTCGCTTTCATTGCTTGTGCTGCATTTCTTACGGTAACAGCGCAAGGTGTTGTAAGCAACAATCCTGTGGCTGCAACCAATGCTATCGTGAAATGTGGCAATGCTCGTTTCACCGTGCTTACTCCTGAGATGATACGCATTGAGTATAGTGCAAAGGGTACGTTTGAGGATCAAGCAACATTTACGGTTGTCAATCGTAATTTGGATGTTCCTCAATTTACAAAAACTGAAGATGATACCTATTTATATATAACAACATCCAACTTGAAGTTGAAGTATCGCAAGGGTACAGACCCTCGTACAATACCAGCTTCTTCCACGAACCTTACCATTGCAGTCAACGGTGATGGTGTTCAGTCCGTATGGTATCCAGGTAAGCCAGACCCATTGAACCTGAAGGGAACCTGCCGTACTTTGGATGGACTGATGGGCGATAGCAAGCGTTCAGAGATGGAAAACGGTCTTGTGTCACGTTCTGGTTGGGCAGTGATAGACGACTCTTGGAGTTCCTCTCGTGCAGATGGTGGACGTTCATACGCATTGGTGCCAAGTACGGAAGTTGGATATAGTTGGTGGGCTGACCGTGCAGACAATCATGCAATGGACACCTATTTCTTGGGTTATGGTCACAATTACAAGAAGGCAATAGCCGACTTTACAAAGATAGCAGGTGACATACCTTTGCCTCCAGACTATGTGTTTGGATATTGGTATAGCAAGTATGCCTCTTATTCGGCAGATGATTATCGCAATATCATGAAGGACTTGAAGACGAACAAGATTCCTACTGATGTGATGATTCTCGACATGGATTGGCATTGGAATGGTAATGCTTACAGTGGTTCGGAAGGTCGTGGAGGTTGGACTGGTTGGTCTTGGAATACAAACTTGATTCCAAATGCTACCCAATTACTTTCAGAGATGCACGAACAGAACTTTAAGACTGCTCTCAACTTGCATCCTGCCGATGGAATCAATGAGGTGGAGTCTCCATCTTATTTTGCGGCAATGAAGTCCGAATTGGGTGGCAAGTATCTCAATGATGATAAGAACACCATCAACTGGAGTCTTGATTATACAGATTTTACAAAGTCTTTCTTTAAGAATATCATCCGTGACCATGAAAAAGAAGGCGTAGATTTCTGGTGGATAGATTGGCAACAGCATCTTACGAGTCCATATACCAACTCTTTGAGTGAGACATTCTGGTGCAACCATGTGTTCTATAATGAGGCAGCGAAGCGTACCGGCCATCGTCCTGTCATCTTCCATCGTTGGGGAGGTTTGGGTAGCCATCGTTATCAGATAGGTTTCTCGGGTGATGCCAATATCAGTTATGACGCTTTGGCATTTGAGCCATACTTCACAGCAACGGCTTCTAATGTTGGTTACGGTTATTGGGGACACGACCTGGGAGGTCACATGTATTCAAGTGAAGAACTTGTCAACAATCCTAACCTCGTGTTACGCTGGATTCAGTTTGGCGTGTTTACCCCAATCTTCCGTACTCATGCCACAAGTGATGACCGCATCGAACGTAGAATCTGGAAGTTCTCTAATTTCCCTACCATATTGGAGGCAGTGCGTTTGCGTTATACTTTGTTCCCATACATCTATACGATGGCTCGCAAGACATACGAAACAGGTATCTCTCTTTGCCGTCCACTCTATTATGAGTATCCAGAGGTAGAGGAGGCTTACACATACGATGGAGAGTATTTCTTTGGTGATGACATCTTGGTGGCTCCTATCACGGCTCAAGCAGGGAGTGACGGAAAGACCAATAAGGAAATCTGGTTCCCTGAAGGTAAATGGTGGAGTGCATCTACTCATGAGATGATAGAAGGCCCATGCAAGCGCACAATGACATTTACAGAAGAACAGATACCTTATTTCTTCCGTGAAGGTTCGGTCATTCCTTTCAATCCATCTACAGTGATGAATGTTACGGAACGTCCTGATAACTTGGTGCTTCATGTGGTGGCTGGTGCCAATGGTGAAGGTTCTCTTTATGAGGATGATGGTGACAATGCTGATTATGCTACCGATTATGCCAAGACTTCCTTGAAGCAAGTTTGTGATGGCAACAGAGGTGAATACATCATCTCGGAACGTCAAGGTTCAGTAAGCAAAGCTCCTCAGAACCGTTCTTATGTGATGCACATCTATAATACTTCTGCTCCTATCTCAGCCCAAGTGGATGGTGTGAGTGCAACTTTCAGCTATGATGAGGCTACTCATTGCACTACGGTGGAAGTACCTTCGGGAAGTTGTTCGCTGGAACGAAAAGTCGTCGTGGAGTATAGTCCTGCGACGGCAATAGATAAGATAGGGGCAAATAAGGTAAGTGTTGCTTATGACAAGACTGGTCAACAACTTGTTGCTTCATTCGGCAAACTTGCCCAACAAGTATCCTTGGTGGTGAGCAATGTCGCTGGCAAGACGTTGTTGGCAAACAACTATAAGCAAGTAGATGGCTTCTCTGAAGATTTGTCAATGTTGATGCCACAGCTATATATAAGTAAGGTGGTGGCTGACAGCAAGACATACGTAAACAAGTTTATTAAAGAATAA
- a CDS encoding SusF/SusE family outer membrane protein → MKRLFLSLYAILAVWGVKAADMPYSLELSQLYIIGDATPYAWDTSKTPDMEKINEGLFRWTGHLEAGKEFKFLNTRAFHKHIVGTSADQNIQVGQYYDLNLEINWELPGDKDLKFKPTVTGDYTVYVDLQSMKMVVCEKEDEVELPEKLYATGTALGGKVVELPQYGNVEFKTLLDLQPGNLILQDTPEATSSTKYYTSLFEGVDISFGQDYSSSLKCTTDKQTEGWSVSVPGKYTLYAIKDKHQAYAKIFKPRRTLYLVGGCLKKYWDYWTDPATCQFTPSSSNPEELVWEGYLSPTWSDDRQEPSKLKILTNQSWTSETFHPYVADTPLVGEGNFRSSGGDDVKWEISEAGNYRITINTATETIRGELLGSNAKELNAVTEVRKVEQDASVQIVCGKGTIYVKSTEKPVTISVCSIYGKQIASYSNIQEGVVAEGLAKGVYIVKTVGARTSCPKKIMID, encoded by the coding sequence ATGAAAAGATTATTTTTGTCACTATATGCCATCTTGGCTGTTTGGGGAGTGAAAGCTGCTGATATGCCTTACTCCTTGGAGTTGTCGCAACTATATATCATTGGTGATGCTACTCCATACGCTTGGGATACCAGCAAGACTCCTGATATGGAAAAGATAAATGAGGGACTGTTTCGATGGACAGGTCACTTGGAGGCTGGCAAGGAATTTAAGTTCCTCAATACGAGAGCATTTCATAAGCATATCGTAGGTACTTCGGCAGACCAAAATATCCAAGTAGGTCAGTATTATGACCTAAACTTGGAAATCAACTGGGAATTGCCTGGAGACAAGGACTTAAAGTTTAAGCCAACTGTCACTGGAGACTATACCGTGTATGTTGATTTGCAAAGCATGAAGATGGTTGTTTGTGAGAAGGAAGATGAGGTGGAATTGCCAGAAAAGCTCTATGCGACGGGTACTGCATTGGGAGGCAAGGTAGTGGAACTCCCACAGTATGGCAATGTAGAGTTCAAGACGTTGCTTGATTTGCAACCGGGTAATCTCATTCTGCAAGATACACCAGAGGCGACATCATCTACGAAGTATTATACTTCTCTCTTTGAAGGCGTGGATATTTCCTTTGGACAAGACTATAGCTCTTCCTTGAAATGTACGACAGATAAGCAGACTGAAGGATGGAGTGTGAGCGTTCCTGGTAAATATACGCTTTATGCTATCAAAGACAAACATCAGGCATACGCCAAGATATTCAAGCCACGCCGTACACTCTATTTGGTAGGAGGATGCCTCAAGAAATATTGGGACTATTGGACAGACCCAGCTACTTGCCAATTCACTCCAAGTTCATCCAATCCAGAGGAATTGGTATGGGAAGGTTACTTATCTCCTACATGGAGCGATGACCGTCAAGAACCAAGCAAGTTGAAGATACTGACCAACCAGAGTTGGACATCGGAAACTTTTCATCCATACGTAGCCGACACTCCTTTGGTTGGTGAAGGAAACTTCCGTAGTTCAGGTGGCGATGATGTGAAATGGGAAATCTCCGAGGCAGGGAATTATCGCATTACCATCAATACGGCAACAGAAACCATTCGTGGAGAACTGTTGGGTAGCAATGCCAAGGAACTGAATGCCGTAACAGAAGTTCGGAAGGTAGAACAGGATGCTTCTGTACAGATCGTTTGTGGCAAAGGAACGATATACGTGAAGTCAACAGAGAAGCCTGTTACAATATCGGTGTGTTCGATATATGGCAAGCAGATCGCTTCTTACTCAAACATCCAAGAGGGTGTCGTTGCAGAAGGCTTGGCAAAAGGAGTATATATCGTAAAAACCGTAGGCGCAAGAACTTCCTGTCCCAAGAAAATCATGATAGATTAA
- a CDS encoding DUF6377 domain-containing protein, with product MYTLEELDVVIKNSSVYTHKYEQRIDVLKQKLRRANNDEERLAVSRDIFAKYKPFKLDSAYVYAERKLSLAKKLNVYEDSVYSELDIAGIFTKSGNYLEANRILSALDVSLMSNDMRQYYYGLYGELYDALRQTAITSIQREYYERRRLLYRDSLKNLNVLNTDWDKAEFLITNQKYTDALHILLASYKKLTVDDREMGYVAYSISDIYRQINDKDKEKQYLIISAMSDLKNSIKEYVSLRRLATLLYEEGDVTRAYLYMRKSMEDATFCNARLRIIEVSDALPIIDNAYDAMRKSERAHITLGLIIVSFLLLLVGALMIYTRKQLHRIAHARRALEESNKSLNEMNQKLNSLNTQLTSTNDKLNEANTALQETNRSLFESNKIKNIYIMEFMNKCSAYIDKLDAYRRSLNKLAANGGLQELYRRLKSSAIVEDEIEEFFEDFDRIFLRIFPEFVVSFNGLMKEDENIQPKKVGRLNTELRIYALLRLGIVENEKIAAFLRCSKQTVYSYRSRIRLRSLYPEDFEERVAKID from the coding sequence GTGTACACACTTGAGGAACTTGATGTGGTTATCAAGAACAGTAGCGTTTATACTCATAAGTACGAGCAGAGGATTGACGTGTTGAAGCAAAAGCTTCGTAGAGCGAATAATGATGAGGAAAGATTGGCGGTGTCTCGTGACATCTTCGCTAAATACAAGCCTTTTAAGTTGGATTCTGCATACGTGTATGCGGAACGAAAACTTAGTTTGGCAAAGAAATTGAATGTTTATGAGGACAGTGTCTATTCTGAGTTGGATATTGCGGGTATCTTTACCAAGAGTGGCAACTATTTGGAGGCGAACAGAATACTTTCGGCATTGGATGTCAGTTTGATGTCCAATGATATGCGCCAATACTATTATGGTTTGTATGGCGAACTTTACGATGCACTTCGTCAAACAGCGATAACCTCTATCCAGCGTGAATACTATGAGCGGAGGCGTTTGCTTTACCGAGATTCGCTCAAGAACTTAAATGTCTTGAACACCGATTGGGACAAGGCTGAGTTCTTGATAACGAATCAGAAATATACAGATGCGTTGCATATTCTCCTTGCTTCTTACAAAAAGTTGACGGTGGATGACCGAGAGATGGGATATGTGGCTTATTCTATCTCTGATATTTATCGCCAGATAAATGACAAGGATAAGGAAAAGCAGTATCTCATCATTTCAGCCATGTCTGATTTGAAAAATAGTATCAAGGAGTATGTGTCGCTTCGTCGTCTTGCCACCTTATTATATGAGGAGGGGGATGTAACTCGTGCTTACTTGTATATGAGAAAGTCGATGGAGGATGCTACCTTTTGTAATGCGAGACTACGTATTATTGAGGTTTCTGATGCTTTGCCTATTATAGATAATGCGTATGATGCCATGCGCAAGTCCGAGCGAGCACATATCACCTTAGGATTGATTATCGTGAGCTTCCTCTTGCTGTTGGTGGGGGCTTTGATGATTTATACTCGTAAGCAGTTGCATCGAATCGCCCATGCTCGCCGTGCCTTGGAAGAGTCAAACAAGAGTTTGAATGAGATGAACCAGAAGTTGAATTCTCTCAATACACAATTGACTTCTACCAATGACAAACTGAACGAAGCCAATACGGCTCTGCAAGAGACCAATAGGTCGCTCTTCGAGAGTAATAAGATTAAGAATATCTATATCATGGAGTTTATGAACAAGTGTTCGGCTTATATAGATAAGTTGGATGCTTATCGACGTTCACTCAATAAATTGGCTGCCAATGGTGGACTGCAGGAACTCTATAGACGTTTGAAGTCAAGTGCCATCGTGGAGGATGAAATCGAAGAGTTCTTTGAGGACTTCGACCGTATCTTCCTCCGAATCTTTCCAGAGTTTGTTGTGTCCTTCAATGGTTTGATGAAGGAAGACGAGAATATTCAACCCAAGAAGGTCGGCCGACTTAACACAGAGTTACGCATCTATGCCTTGTTGCGTTTGGGTATTGTGGAGAATGAGAAGATTGCTGCTTTCTTGAGATGTTCCAAGCAGACGGTATATTCTTATCGTTCTCGCATCCGTTTACGCTCTCTTTATCCTGAGGATTTTGAAGAAAGAGTAGCTAAAATAGATTAA